A window of the Candidatus Effluviviaceae Genus V sp. genome harbors these coding sequences:
- a CDS encoding pyruvate, phosphate dikinase (catalyzes the formation of phosphoenolpyruvate from pyruvate): MKNLLGGKGANLAEMSNLGIPVPAGFTISTQVCTYYMEHDGEFPDGLEQEVSDAIARVEDVMGMTFGDNEDPLLFSVRSGARVSMPGMMDTVLNIGLSARTVDGLIKKTGNERFVYDSYRRLIMMYADVVMGLDANEFHKLLDARKKEKGVWHDLELEADDLKEL, encoded by the coding sequence ATGAAGAACCTGCTGGGCGGTAAGGGGGCCAACCTCGCCGAGATGTCCAATCTCGGGATTCCCGTGCCCGCCGGGTTCACCATCTCGACCCAGGTCTGCACCTACTACATGGAGCACGACGGGGAGTTCCCCGACGGACTCGAGCAGGAGGTCTCCGATGCGATCGCCAGGGTCGAGGATGTGATGGGGATGACGTTCGGGGACAACGAAGACCCGCTTCTCTTCTCCGTCCGCTCCGGCGCCCGCGTCTCCATGCCCGGGATGATGGACACGGTCCTGAACATAGGGCTCTCCGCCAGGACCGTCGACGGTCTCATCAAGAAGACCGGCAACGAGCGCTTCGTCTACGACAGCTACCGGCGTCTCATCATGATGTACGCCGACGTCGTGATGGGGCTCGACGCGAACGAGTTCCATAAGCTCCTGGACGCGCGGAAGAAGGAGAAGGGCGTCTGGCACGACCTCGAGCTCGAGGCCGACGATCTCAAGGAGCT